A portion of the uncultured Draconibacterium sp. genome contains these proteins:
- a CDS encoding GGGtGRT protein produces MPLFESYDRRIKQIEAVLNSYGISSVEEAKQICDDKGVDVYNVVKDTQPIAFENAMWAYIVGAAIAIKKGQTEASEIAATLGEGLQAFCIPGSVADDRKVGIGHGNLAAMLLREETKCFALLAGHESFAAAEGAIKIANFANRVRKEPLRVILNGLGKDAAKIISRINGFTYVQTKFDYATGEVVEVSRKKYSEGTRGDVNCYGADDVREGVAILHKEGVDVSITGNSTNPTRFQHPVAGTYKKECLEQGKKYFSVASGGGTGRTLHPDNMAAGPASYGMTDTMGRMHSDAQFAGSSSVPAHVEMMGLIGMGNNPMVGASVAVAVAVSQA; encoded by the coding sequence ATGCCATTATTTGAAAGTTACGATAGAAGGATTAAACAGATTGAAGCTGTTTTAAATTCATATGGAATTTCTTCAGTAGAAGAAGCCAAACAAATTTGCGACGACAAAGGTGTTGACGTATACAACGTTGTAAAAGACACACAGCCTATCGCGTTCGAAAACGCAATGTGGGCCTACATTGTAGGTGCTGCAATTGCCATTAAAAAAGGTCAGACTGAAGCTTCTGAAATTGCTGCAACTTTAGGTGAAGGTTTACAGGCTTTCTGTATTCCCGGATCGGTTGCTGATGACAGAAAAGTAGGTATCGGCCATGGTAACCTGGCTGCAATGTTGTTGCGCGAAGAAACAAAATGTTTCGCTCTTTTGGCAGGTCACGAATCATTCGCTGCTGCCGAAGGTGCAATTAAAATTGCCAACTTCGCAAACCGCGTTCGTAAAGAGCCTTTACGTGTAATCCTTAACGGATTAGGAAAAGACGCTGCAAAAATTATCTCACGTATTAACGGTTTTACTTACGTTCAAACTAAATTCGACTACGCTACAGGCGAAGTTGTTGAAGTTAGTCGTAAGAAATATTCAGAAGGAACTCGTGGTGATGTAAACTGCTACGGTGCCGACGATGTACGCGAAGGTGTTGCTATTCTTCATAAAGAAGGTGTTGACGTATCGATTACAGGTAACTCAACTAACCCAACTCGTTTCCAGCACCCGGTTGCAGGAACGTATAAAAAAGAATGTTTGGAGCAAGGTAAAAAATACTTCTCTGTTGCTTCTGGTGGTGGTACTGGTCGTACACTTCACCCGGACAACATGGCTGCCGGTCCTGCTTCATACGGTATGACTGACACCATGGGACGTATGCACTCTGATGCTCAGTTCGCCGGTTCTTCTTCAGTTCCTGCTCACGTTGAGATGATGGGATTGATCGGAATGGGTAACAATCCGATGGTTGGTGCTTCTGTTGCTGTTGCAGTAGCAGTTTCGCAAGCTTAA
- a CDS encoding C-GCAxxG-C-C family protein — protein sequence MCTTLNTTKEFIIEDAQKHFDEGYACSQSVLLAFADHFKLDKTTAKRISSTFGGGMGRLRETCGAVTGGFMVMGLAFGNEEPKDMDTKLNSYKKVRELSKLVEDIHGTTNCRQLLIKHATEAEVKDRKHHKIICRKVVGDATALVYDILKENNEI from the coding sequence ATGTGCACTACTTTAAATACCACAAAAGAATTTATCATTGAAGACGCCCAAAAACATTTCGATGAAGGTTATGCCTGCTCGCAATCCGTGTTACTTGCGTTTGCCGATCATTTTAAACTGGATAAAACCACGGCTAAGCGCATTTCATCTACTTTTGGTGGCGGTATGGGACGCTTGCGTGAAACCTGTGGAGCGGTAACCGGCGGATTTATGGTTATGGGACTGGCATTTGGCAACGAGGAACCTAAAGACATGGATACCAAATTAAACAGCTACAAAAAAGTACGCGAATTGAGCAAATTGGTTGAAGATATTCACGGAACTACAAATTGCCGCCAGCTATTAATTAAACATGCTACCGAAGCTGAGGTAAAAGACCGGAAACACCACAAAATTATTTGCCGGAAAGTAGTTGGCGATGCCACGGCACTTGTTTATGATATTCTGAAAGAAAACAACGAAATCTAG
- the eno gene encoding phosphopyruvate hydratase, with protein MLISDVKAREIIDSRGNPTVEVDVTLESGAFGRAAVPSGASTGENEALELRDGDKSRYLGKGCLKAVANVNDVIAKEIIGMDATDQVAVDSKLLELDGTKTKSNLGANAMLGVSLAVAKAAAEYAELPLYKYIGGTNAKTLPVPMMNIINGGSHSDATIAFQEFMIRPIGAPTFREGLRMGAEVFHALKKVLAAKNLSTAVGDEGGFAPALGGTEEAIESILTAIKDAGYKAGRAEDGGDVSIAMDCASSEFYKDGVYDYSIFEPNGVKRTSDEQAAYLAELIEKYPIDSIEDGMDEGDWDGWVKLNAAIGDKCQLVGDDLFVTNVEYLKKGIELGAANSILIKVNQIGTLTETLDAIEMAHRAGYTSVTSHRSGETEDSTIADIAVATNSGQIKTGSMSRSDRMAKYNQLLRIEEELGASAIYGYKKIYKK; from the coding sequence ATGTTAATTAGCGACGTAAAAGCAAGAGAGATTATCGATTCTCGTGGTAACCCAACTGTTGAAGTTGATGTAACACTAGAAAGTGGTGCTTTTGGCCGTGCGGCTGTTCCGTCAGGAGCATCAACCGGCGAAAACGAAGCACTGGAATTACGTGATGGCGACAAAAGCCGTTACTTAGGAAAAGGTTGTTTAAAAGCGGTTGCAAACGTAAACGACGTTATTGCAAAAGAAATTATTGGCATGGACGCTACCGACCAGGTGGCTGTTGATAGCAAATTATTGGAACTCGACGGTACTAAAACAAAATCTAACTTAGGTGCAAACGCTATGTTGGGTGTTTCGTTGGCTGTGGCAAAAGCTGCTGCCGAGTACGCTGAGCTTCCATTATACAAATACATCGGTGGAACAAATGCAAAAACATTGCCTGTTCCGATGATGAACATTATTAACGGTGGTTCGCACTCTGATGCAACTATCGCTTTCCAGGAATTTATGATTCGCCCAATCGGTGCTCCTACTTTCCGCGAAGGTTTGCGTATGGGTGCTGAAGTTTTCCACGCATTGAAAAAAGTATTGGCTGCTAAAAACCTGTCAACTGCAGTAGGCGACGAAGGTGGTTTTGCACCGGCTCTAGGTGGTACTGAAGAAGCGATCGAATCAATTCTTACTGCCATTAAAGATGCAGGTTACAAAGCAGGCCGCGCTGAAGACGGTGGCGATGTTTCTATCGCAATGGACTGTGCTTCATCAGAGTTTTACAAAGATGGTGTATACGATTACAGCATTTTCGAGCCAAACGGTGTAAAACGTACTTCTGACGAGCAAGCTGCTTATCTGGCCGAATTGATTGAGAAATATCCTATCGATTCAATCGAGGACGGTATGGACGAAGGCGACTGGGACGGATGGGTAAAACTGAACGCTGCCATTGGCGACAAATGCCAGTTGGTTGGCGACGACCTTTTCGTAACTAACGTTGAGTACCTGAAAAAAGGTATCGAATTGGGTGCTGCGAACTCAATCCTGATTAAAGTAAACCAAATTGGTACGCTTACCGAAACGTTGGATGCTATTGAAATGGCACACCGTGCCGGTTATACTTCAGTAACTTCTCACCGCTCGGGTGAAACTGAAGATTCAACCATTGCCGACATTGCAGTGGCTACCAACTCTGGTCAGATTAAAACAGGTTCGATGAGCCGCTCCGACCGTATGGCAAAATACAACCAATTGCTTCGTATTGAAGAAGAACTGGGTGCAAGCGCTATCTACGGATACAAAAAAATCTACAAGAAGTAA
- a CDS encoding DUF6261 family protein — protein sequence MIEKIILKSRTTEIHGTTRTINTSFQQSGLTEDVTLAEIFTRLVTANDELGVAIDRSKVESILADKDDVRDEAVRAVGYLVQGYLYFPSQEVREAAATVKKVFDKYGLSVTEESYVVESSHIVSMLGDFADRALSASIALLPGVSDNIANLQAAEDDFENTRAQFAEEEAEESTQLNATTLKKNVVAIINDDLVQFLRYGERFQAATYGSFAATVARIIDDNNEQVKKRANKDTD from the coding sequence ATGATTGAAAAGATTATTTTAAAAAGTCGCACTACAGAAATTCACGGAACAACACGCACCATTAACACTTCGTTTCAGCAATCGGGATTAACCGAGGATGTTACGCTTGCCGAAATTTTTACCCGTTTGGTAACTGCAAACGATGAACTGGGTGTAGCTATCGACCGCTCGAAAGTCGAAAGCATACTGGCCGACAAAGACGATGTGCGCGACGAAGCCGTGCGTGCTGTGGGATACCTGGTGCAAGGTTACCTGTATTTCCCCAGCCAGGAAGTGCGCGAAGCGGCTGCCACCGTAAAAAAAGTGTTCGATAAATATGGTCTCTCCGTTACTGAGGAGAGCTATGTGGTAGAATCGTCGCACATTGTTTCGATGCTGGGCGATTTTGCCGACCGCGCATTGTCGGCCTCAATTGCACTGCTTCCGGGCGTTAGCGATAATATTGCCAACCTGCAGGCTGCCGAAGACGATTTTGAAAACACACGCGCCCAGTTTGCCGAAGAAGAGGCCGAAGAATCGACACAACTCAATGCAACCACTTTAAAGAAAAACGTTGTGGCCATTATAAACGACGACCTGGTGCAGTTTCTGCGCTATGGCGAACGTTTTCAGGCGGCTACCTACGGCTCTTTTGCCGCTACAGTAGCCCGGATTATTGACGATAATAACGAGCAGGTTAAAAAACGTGCTAATAAGGATACGGACTGA
- a CDS encoding tetratricopeptide repeat protein, protein MIEKFKITKAINLVISALIFITIFQSCNGQGKKHDYNPKAIELNNKAVEYAHTFKEDSALILYDMAIELDETYYLPHSNKINIYVSRKQLDKAVYESEMVIKKKPDLAEGWVFAGMLYDRQGDREKAKKYYEKSIDIFNDRIENPDKADMISANRLNRAFSYILLGQEEKGKAEMTLLKQEEPENIMIDEFLKISKEEYINQIFGE, encoded by the coding sequence ATGATTGAAAAATTTAAGATTACAAAAGCGATAAACCTTGTAATTTCTGCGTTGATTTTTATCACGATTTTCCAGTCTTGCAATGGACAGGGTAAGAAGCATGATTACAATCCTAAAGCAATTGAGTTGAATAACAAAGCCGTAGAATACGCTCATACATTCAAGGAAGATAGTGCTTTGATTCTTTATGATATGGCAATTGAACTAGATGAAACATACTATTTGCCACATTCAAACAAGATAAATATCTATGTGAGTAGGAAACAGCTTGATAAAGCAGTTTATGAAAGCGAAATGGTGATTAAAAAGAAACCCGATTTAGCCGAAGGTTGGGTTTTTGCAGGTATGTTGTACGATAGACAAGGAGATAGAGAAAAAGCAAAAAAATATTACGAAAAAAGCATTGATATATTTAACGACAGGATTGAAAATCCAGACAAAGCTGATATGATTTCGGCAAATAGACTCAATAGAGCTTTTTCATATATCTTACTTGGACAAGAGGAAAAAGGTAAGGCAGAAATGACTTTACTAAAACAGGAAGAACCTGAAAATATTATGATTGATGAATTCTTAAAAATTAGCAAGGAAGAATATATAAATCAGATATTTGGAGAGTAA
- a CDS encoding CDP-alcohol phosphatidyltransferase family protein yields the protein MKKIYVRGENIINLPNAISLYRLLAFPVILYAALVGNESLFVWLLCISLVSDVADGNLARYLKQQTHFGAALDNLADICTYAMAILGLFVFKWTDIEPHSWFLFLFLGLFVVSYIVSFARFGKIPGLHLYSAVSAGYVQSVFFFVLFVFGFYTWFFYLAVGWGIVAYTEKILVLFKLDDIKIGVKGLYWLIKADKEAK from the coding sequence ATGAAGAAAATATACGTACGCGGCGAGAACATTATCAACTTGCCCAATGCCATTAGTTTGTATCGTTTGTTAGCGTTTCCGGTAATACTTTATGCGGCTCTTGTGGGCAACGAATCGTTGTTTGTATGGTTGCTTTGTATTAGTTTGGTTAGCGATGTGGCCGACGGAAACCTGGCGCGCTACCTGAAACAGCAAACACATTTTGGCGCAGCCTTAGATAACCTGGCCGACATTTGTACTTATGCCATGGCAATACTTGGGCTGTTTGTATTTAAATGGACCGATATTGAACCACACAGCTGGTTCCTGTTTCTTTTCCTGGGATTGTTTGTGGTGAGCTACATTGTATCGTTTGCACGGTTTGGAAAGATACCCGGCCTGCATTTGTATTCAGCAGTATCGGCCGGATACGTGCAAAGTGTATTCTTTTTTGTATTGTTTGTGTTTGGGTTTTACACCTGGTTTTTCTACCTGGCAGTAGGATGGGGGATTGTTGCCTACACCGAAAAGATATTGGTGCTCTTTAAGCTCGACGATATAAAGATCGGGGTGAAGGGACTCTATTGGTTAATAAAAGCAGATAAAGAAGCTAAATAA
- a CDS encoding SDR family oxidoreductase, which yields MKKIVINGANGYVASNFINELLLEDYKVVALARSNKKYTAEERVRTALTEMNNGKEVDFSNLEVHDYSLFEENFALQESELQTIFGGNIDYFHFAASLKFDIKSKEEIFGTNLQGVTNSVNTFQKYSEKESRFFFVSTAYSCGRIEGSFKEKFYDNAEIDAFRNYYEQSKRYAENVIKDYIDNKGLNACILRLSQVVGNNETGVTKTDYGIFDFSKRVQNLAKKYPGSVIRLKVDPESTQNLIPIDTVVTYLMSAVRTDNVPVILNMIAKHSVKNANILDSISSLMPVTLVPDMHLEKEQMNSLERIMAIGMSFTGAYIDTNISFDTTNLDSIVKEEVSQVSAESIHRMLTYFLSGDSEDEVNHVKAAV from the coding sequence ATGAAGAAAATTGTTATAAACGGAGCAAACGGTTATGTTGCTTCAAATTTTATAAACGAATTATTATTAGAGGACTACAAGGTAGTTGCACTAGCGCGCAGTAACAAAAAATACACTGCCGAAGAGCGGGTGCGAACTGCCTTAACAGAGATGAATAACGGGAAAGAAGTTGATTTCTCGAATCTTGAAGTTCATGATTATTCGTTGTTTGAAGAAAATTTTGCCTTGCAGGAAAGCGAATTACAAACCATTTTTGGTGGAAACATCGACTACTTTCACTTTGCAGCAAGTTTAAAGTTTGATATAAAATCGAAGGAGGAGATATTTGGAACAAATTTACAAGGGGTAACCAACTCGGTTAATACTTTTCAGAAATATTCGGAAAAAGAATCACGTTTCTTTTTTGTAAGTACAGCCTATTCGTGCGGACGAATTGAAGGATCGTTTAAGGAAAAATTTTACGACAATGCCGAAATTGATGCATTCCGTAATTACTACGAACAATCGAAACGTTATGCCGAAAATGTAATTAAAGATTACATCGATAACAAAGGCTTAAACGCTTGTATTTTGCGCCTTTCGCAGGTGGTTGGAAACAATGAAACCGGCGTAACGAAAACCGATTACGGAATTTTCGATTTCTCGAAACGTGTACAAAACCTGGCAAAAAAATACCCCGGAAGTGTAATTCGTTTAAAAGTTGATCCCGAATCGACACAAAACCTTATTCCAATTGATACGGTAGTTACCTATTTAATGAGCGCAGTGAGGACCGACAATGTTCCGGTTATTTTGAATATGATTGCCAAACATTCGGTGAAAAACGCAAATATTCTCGATAGCATCAGCAGTTTAATGCCCGTAACTTTAGTGCCCGATATGCATTTGGAGAAAGAGCAAATGAACTCGCTCGAACGCATTATGGCCATCGGGATGTCGTTTACCGGCGCTTATATCGATACCAATATTTCGTTCGATACCACCAACCTCGATTCGATTGTTAAAGAAGAAGTAAGCCAGGTTAGTGCCGAATCGATTCACCGCATGCTTACCTATTTCCTTTCAGGTGATTCGGAAGATGAGGTAAATCATGTAAAAGCTGCGGTATAA
- a CDS encoding phosphatidate cytidylyltransferase — protein sequence MGNTITLSVVYFIAIILLLAFNELNYRRLKVKGEFTRKFAHFTATIAVVPFPYIFSSHWYVFVLALIFFAALFITQFSKQLNSIHDIDRKSIGSYLLPAAIYLTFLMSDKLDSKFIFILPMLILGVSDPMAAIVGISFKTNNHKIKLFGIDTGKSIFGSGAFLITTFVISLIALYFNRGVFDLKTFYIGLAVAVVSTVAELLSWRGSDNLTIPLGAAVTLLLLM from the coding sequence ATGGGGAACACTATAACCTTGTCGGTAGTATATTTTATTGCAATAATTTTATTACTGGCATTTAACGAACTTAACTACCGAAGGCTAAAAGTAAAAGGCGAATTTACGCGCAAGTTTGCACATTTTACTGCAACTATTGCTGTGGTTCCCTTTCCATATATTTTTTCAAGTCACTGGTATGTTTTTGTGTTAGCGTTAATATTTTTTGCGGCACTATTTATCACACAATTCAGCAAACAACTTAACTCCATACACGATATCGACCGAAAATCGATAGGTAGCTACTTATTGCCGGCAGCCATTTACCTTACATTTTTAATGTCGGATAAACTGGATAGCAAGTTTATTTTTATTCTGCCAATGTTGATTCTGGGAGTTAGCGATCCAATGGCTGCCATTGTTGGAATAAGCTTTAAAACAAACAATCATAAAATAAAACTGTTCGGTATCGATACCGGGAAATCAATTTTCGGATCGGGAGCATTTTTAATCACCACTTTTGTTATCAGCCTGATAGCCTTGTATTTTAACAGAGGTGTTTTCGATTTAAAAACCTTTTACATTGGTCTGGCTGTAGCAGTAGTTAGTACTGTCGCCGAATTGTTAAGTTGGCGCGGATCTGACAATTTAACTATCCCGCTAGGAGCTGCAGTTACACTTTTACTTTTAATGTAA
- a CDS encoding phosphatidate cytidylyltransferase, with product MILILYIFILSYFLLGAVGFYFINRKKEKAVARKSWTKFISYFIIIHILFFSITVKPVAFQVLVGIILLVGAFELLRLYKNAAFKQSGFVFVSLLIYAVLGAGLWMFGTMEKEMVLFAFLILSIFDAFSQISGQLWGKTKIAPEISPNKTIGGTVGGGLFAFASGFFLHGLFDDKWYVVAGLTLGIIVFAFLGDIAASLYKRKFGVKDYSNLIPGHGGFLDRFDSLIAGGAWVTFFFLMIGY from the coding sequence ATGATTTTAATCCTATACATATTCATTTTATCGTATTTTTTGTTGGGGGCAGTTGGCTTCTATTTCATCAACCGAAAAAAAGAGAAGGCTGTTGCCCGCAAAAGCTGGACAAAGTTTATATCCTATTTTATAATCATCCATATCCTGTTTTTTAGTATAACCGTTAAGCCGGTTGCTTTTCAGGTTTTGGTGGGAATAATACTGTTGGTTGGCGCTTTCGAGCTATTACGGCTTTATAAAAACGCTGCGTTTAAACAATCAGGGTTTGTTTTCGTTTCCTTACTTATCTATGCCGTTTTGGGGGCAGGCTTGTGGATGTTTGGAACAATGGAAAAGGAAATGGTACTTTTTGCATTTCTAATTTTATCCATCTTCGATGCATTTAGCCAAATTTCAGGGCAATTGTGGGGAAAAACCAAAATTGCACCCGAAATCAGCCCGAATAAAACTATTGGAGGAACAGTGGGAGGAGGATTATTTGCTTTTGCAAGCGGCTTTTTTCTTCACGGATTATTTGATGATAAATGGTATGTAGTTGCCGGGTTAACGCTCGGAATAATTGTGTTTGCGTTTTTAGGAGATATTGCAGCATCGTTATACAAACGAAAATTTGGCGTTAAAGACTACAGTAACCTCATTCCCGGCCACGGAGGATTTCTTGACCGGTTTGATAGTTTGATTGCCGGAGGAGCGTGGGTAACATTTTTTTTTCTAATGATTGGTTATTAA
- a CDS encoding sulfite exporter TauE/SafE family protein, which yields MIFYSSFENIYLLLPIIGFLIGLFGTMLGGGGGFFFLPVLTLIIGVPAHTAVATSLAATLPIGIVGSWGHYRKGNIDMRTGSLFSMAGIVGALLGARLTNFISGPQLKLLFGIYSILIALNMLFNGARKLKEQNGVGSNSKLKAIRFGKGSFFGLTAGMIAGTFGTSGTAPIIAGLFSMRLPVKLVVGTSLLVVLVNTVFAVGAHFLIGSIDLTLIAFLTAGSVIGAFLGPRLFSKAKIGKSEKKVQYLYAAVVAAIGILMIVNR from the coding sequence ATGATTTTTTATTCTTCGTTTGAAAATATCTACCTGCTTCTTCCCATAATCGGCTTTTTAATTGGTCTTTTCGGAACGATGTTGGGTGGCGGCGGAGGATTCTTTTTTTTACCCGTTCTTACTTTAATTATTGGCGTTCCGGCACATACTGCGGTGGCCACATCGCTGGCAGCAACTTTACCCATTGGTATTGTTGGCTCGTGGGGGCACTACCGCAAAGGAAACATCGACATGCGAACCGGTAGTTTGTTTTCAATGGCAGGAATTGTTGGAGCTTTGCTTGGTGCACGCTTAACAAATTTTATTTCGGGGCCACAGCTAAAATTGCTTTTTGGTATTTACTCCATTTTAATTGCTTTGAATATGCTTTTTAACGGAGCCCGAAAACTGAAAGAACAGAATGGCGTTGGAAGTAATTCAAAATTAAAAGCGATACGATTTGGAAAAGGTTCGTTTTTTGGATTAACGGCAGGAATGATTGCCGGAACATTTGGTACCAGCGGAACAGCTCCGATAATTGCCGGATTATTTTCGATGCGATTACCGGTAAAGCTGGTTGTGGGCACATCGCTGCTTGTGGTTTTGGTAAATACTGTTTTTGCGGTAGGCGCACATTTTTTGATTGGCAGCATTGATTTAACGCTTATTGCCTTTTTAACCGCAGGATCAGTAATTGGTGCATTTTTGGGGCCACGACTTTTTTCAAAAGCAAAAATCGGAAAGTCGGAAAAAAAAGTTCAGTACCTGTACGCTGCAGTAGTAGCAGCCATCGGAATTTTAATGATCGTAAACAGATAG
- a CDS encoding bifunctional UDP-sugar hydrolase/5'-nucleotidase, translating to MKTIWILLLCLVSALYSCNNNDSEPETPAQNITIFFVNDSHGQIDNFSKVKHIVDEEKLNSDVLLLSTGDMFSGNPVVDNYQPKGYPMIKLMNELDFDIMALGNHDFDYGPEILKERIDQSDFSWICANATAKSTEYVQTAAYQTITTGDLRITFLGLLETLGSDHLTIPSSHPWRVQNYTFTDALDMVDDYSDLKQQENADLFIALSHLGAYTDFQLAANTGFFDLIIGGHSHSIIDTVYQNTPIYQADAYLHYLGKIELSVKNQTLQHSEFTLINLDTYSAEDTQIKALVDEYNDWPELYEEIGYSAAFHSKMETGCFYTDAIKTWLNADVSFQNTGGVRSLLPLGTITKRHIYEISPFNNGTVIYQMSVAEIKRFLAESGSGFFYSGILIDKIDREVVLFDEEGNYLRDDEILRVGINDYIPAVHAPYFPEEREVQPLTAAETIIKFMENTTSPINYSGCSRYFRY from the coding sequence ATGAAAACAATTTGGATTCTTCTCCTTTGCCTGGTTTCTGCGCTGTATTCGTGTAATAACAATGATTCGGAACCGGAAACACCAGCACAAAATATTACGATCTTCTTTGTTAACGATTCGCACGGGCAAATTGACAACTTTTCGAAGGTAAAACACATTGTTGATGAGGAAAAACTAAACTCAGATGTATTGCTGTTGAGCACCGGCGATATGTTTTCGGGAAATCCTGTTGTTGATAACTACCAACCAAAAGGTTATCCAATGATTAAGCTGATGAACGAGCTTGATTTTGATATAATGGCGCTCGGAAACCACGATTTTGATTATGGTCCTGAAATTCTGAAAGAACGAATAGACCAATCAGACTTTTCGTGGATTTGTGCCAATGCCACTGCAAAAAGTACCGAATATGTACAAACCGCAGCCTATCAAACCATCACAACCGGCGATCTGCGAATCACATTTCTGGGACTGCTGGAAACGCTTGGTTCTGATCATTTAACCATTCCATCGTCGCACCCCTGGCGTGTGCAAAACTATACTTTTACTGATGCATTGGATATGGTTGATGATTATTCAGATTTAAAACAACAGGAAAATGCCGATTTGTTTATTGCCTTGTCTCATTTAGGTGCTTATACCGATTTTCAACTTGCCGCAAACACCGGATTTTTCGATTTGATTATTGGTGGACACTCCCATTCCATTATCGACACGGTTTATCAGAATACACCAATTTACCAGGCAGATGCCTATCTTCATTATCTCGGAAAAATTGAGTTATCGGTGAAAAACCAAACACTCCAACATTCTGAATTCACATTAATAAACCTTGATACTTACAGTGCCGAAGACACACAAATAAAAGCTTTGGTTGACGAGTATAACGATTGGCCCGAGCTTTACGAAGAGATTGGATATTCTGCAGCTTTTCACTCGAAAATGGAAACCGGCTGCTTTTATACTGATGCCATAAAAACCTGGTTGAATGCCGATGTATCATTTCAAAATACGGGAGGCGTTCGGTCGCTATTGCCACTAGGAACCATTACCAAACGTCATATTTACGAAATATCGCCATTTAACAATGGCACCGTTATTTACCAAATGAGTGTTGCTGAGATCAAACGATTTTTAGCCGAATCAGGTTCGGGATTTTTCTACTCCGGAATTTTAATTGACAAAATCGACCGGGAAGTGGTTCTCTTTGATGAAGAAGGAAACTACCTCCGCGATGATGAAATACTGCGGGTGGGAATTAACGATTATATTCCGGCGGTTCATGCTCCCTATTTTCCTGAAGAACGCGAAGTGCAGCCACTAACAGCAGCAGAAACAATTATAAAGTTTATGGAAAACACTACAAGCCCGATTAATTACTCCGGCTGTTCACGTTATTTCAGGTACTGA